The genomic DNA CCAAAGGCCATGGCCAAACATCAATCAGCAGATCAGTTtcaggagagagagacagagaaacgAGTCAAAAGTCTGCTCCGCAAAGAGACTTGCCCTTTGCCAAGAGACTTCCACAGCTTCAGCTCTACCACTCCCCGCTCCATTCTCACTCCAAGTCAATCGTTCAGTTCCAGCAATCAATCGTTCAAGGCGCTGCAATCGAGCGGGATGGGTGATTGGAGGAGTTCAATGACTCGATAACAATACATTCGTTGaaagtgtctgtctgtctgtctgtcggtggAAGTGTTGGCCTAACCTTGATGAGATTTTGACCGCTTAGAGCCAACAGCTTAGCCGtggatttcgatttgttttttggcttcGAATGTGAATTGGATTGATTGGCCCAAAGTGTGCTGAGTGGAGTGGCTCGCGTAACCATTTCCTAGGCCAGGCTTGGCCTGGCCCATTGCCATTGACCCATTATTATGcccccattccattccattccatccccAACCAATTGCAATCCGTAACAAAGAGCCCCGCTCATACTTTGTGttgtgatttgatttgaagTGTGCATTCAGAGCGGGAATTCGGAAATAGACACGTTCCACCGCTCCGGGCACATACTCTGGCGGGGGGCGCAACAAGTTTGATTATTACACAACACGAGCATTGAAATTAATAATGAAAAACCAAAGACGTCGCTCGCGGGAAGAACAGAATTACTCGTATTTGCACCTGCCGGGAAGCGTCCCATCCCGTTCCGTCCCTTATCGAATAAAGTACACAAGCGCTGCGAATGATTTCGTTTGAGTCGCGCAAAAACCAAATTAGAATATCAACCAAGTGACGCACAGATACGGGACAAGGCAAttggagcaggcaggcagcaagcagacaggcagcagctacGCTCCACGATAGGCAGCCATTTTACGAGTCAATATTCAGAttccagatacagatacagattccAGCCCCATACATTGTATGCCATTCGAAACGTACATCCAAATCCATTCTAAACTAAAGCCAACAACTCGCTCGATTCTGGTTCTCTCGCTGGGcagaaaaatattgaaatattaaacCGATATTCGGCACGTTGTAAGCCGAAACGCGTTTCAAAAAGCGATCGCTCAGTCAGCCCCgcgggcaggcagacagcccCGCGAGCAGCCGAGTCAATCCGAATCCCAGCCGAAACGACACTCTGCCAGCGATCCGAGGCCCTCGCCTCACCTCATTCGTGCGCCGTTTGGGGCTTTCGCTTTCAGTTGCTGCTCGCCGCTGCGTCCGATTGGACTTAACTTATTGTCAAAGTGCATATTGGCCTTGCCTTGCCGTCGTGTGTCCGAACTGAACCGAATCGTATCGAACCGAAGCGAGCCGTTAGACTGCGTTAAGTGCGATCCGAAGCGCGAGGATAATCGGGATTAAGTGAGTGATCGACAGGATCTAGAATGTGTTAAAGGCTGAACTGTGCTGTGTGCTTAGTGAGTGATAAATCTTTAGAATGGATAACGACAACAGCGACGCAAAGAGTCAAGCGGAGAACCATCGGGGTTCGGTGTCCTCGAGCAGATCGCTGGAAATACCCGTCACGCCATCGCGTTCCCCCAAGAAGGTCTCCTTCTCGGACGAGCTGCCCACCACGACAGCAGCTGCGGAAGCGGAGCCACAGTTTGAGTCGCAGTCCCCGGCCCATCAGCCCGTACAGCTGCAGGCGAGTGGAGTCAGTCACGTGCTGCATCAGGCGGCCCAGTACCTGGAGAGATTACACGGCGGTTCTCGCGATCATCCTGTAGAGGAAGTTCACGCTAATGCGGACTCAGATGGCGATAGCACCAGAAGCTCCGCCGCCGTACTCGACCTGGATGCATCGGATGCGGCTGTGCCGACGGCCACTGTTGGCTTAGTGCTGACCAGCGCCACCTCACCCAGCATTCTGATAGCCAGCGATGGCGGCAAACAGGAAGTGCAGCGTCAGCATCAGAGttggagtcagagtcagcCTCAGCAGACGTCTCAGTTGCAATCAAATTTGTACATGGAACGATACAACCTCAATTTAGATAAAAACTGCAGCTCCATGGAGTTGGAGGCGCGTCGGGAGAAGCAGCGTTGGCTCTTGATATCGGAGTGCAGTGCGCTCTTTGACGAGGGCGAGGGAAGGCATACACGTGAGGCGTTCCGCAAGCTCTTTCTGGACGAGGTGAGTAGTCGGGagtctctctcccccctccatccagctgcagcttgtaCCAGTCTTAATTGTTGTATAGCAACGGGTTTAATTACGTCAACCAGTGGAGCTGCCATGCAAATGGGAGCACTCTGGGAATGGATAGGGACTCTGGGGAATGGAGttgcagtctctctctctctctctctctctgctgggCTTGACCTTGTGCCACATATTTGTGGTCATCGCGTTGTGTTGTGGTCCTTTACCTGATGCCAGAATTGGAAACtcgtttatttttgatttgtgtctctccttctcttacatttttgtttgtgttgtgtttacTTTCGTGCTTTGTATTTCGCTTGTGTTTCGTGTGTATTCCGTTTTATGGGCTCCCCGAAAGCTGTCCAACCAGTCAACGCCGCGATGCGATTCCCCCCAGTGCTCATCCGTTAAATATGCAcatttttcatcatcatctttggGACTCCACCTGAAGGGGCGGCCAATCAACTGTGATCAACAGTCGATGCAAAGCGGCGGCCCGCGATCCCATCTTCGATGTGCAGACAATGCTGGGCGCTCATGATCGTGCCATCGCAtgtcattaaaatattaataagcgTTTAATTTATGCTGAACATTCATCACCATCCACTGCCGCATAGTTTGAGTGTGCCGTGGGATCCATATCGATTCAATTATGCTATGGAAATGGATATGGCAGGGTAGGGAATCTTTCTCggtatctctccctctcgatCTCTGTGTAAACACTGCAGCGAGTATAAATCTTCAAGTGTGGTGCCATAAACAAATGCTTCTTTAAACAATACgttcataaattaattaacactTGGCTCCGAGTGGGGAGATACAGTgctttggggttggggttggcaTCATCCACTGCAAAACTGGACACATAAATTCATTATTTTACAACTTGTTTCTTGTCTGTGTGCTTACAGGAATTCCAGCAAAAGCTCTTCCAACTCTTCGATCTCGAGAGGAATGGCCATCTACTGCAAGATCGCTGGATCGAGCATATCAAGGGGCGTTTAACGTAAGTTTTTCTTACTTTTAGCTAGATCTCCCTgtgccctgtccctgtctcccGCTTCGTGTATCGTTTGCTGTGACGGTGCCAAAACAATTAGCTCGCTTGCCAGCAAAAAGGCGAGGAgtaaaagagaacaaaaaacgTAAGAAATGGTAAGCCATGCCAGGCtgtccactccactccgcacACACGCACCTTTGTGGCGTGCTCCAGGCATTCCAGCTGCGCCAACCAGAAGCCACCACAAATGCCTCTTGCCACGAATTGAAATGCCAGCGCTACACTTatccaaagcagagcagagcagagtgtaGCGCAGTGGAGGCCCCAGCCAAGACATAGTCTGCCGTGAGATGGCATCGCCAATGGCGATGCTATCTGTGTTGTATGTTAACATATACAACAGCTAACATAGTCCGCATGCctcgacagcaacagcaacagcaacagcaacagctgaagCACTGAGACTCTGAGAGCTCTAAAGCTGCAACTGCGACTGGTACGGGTACTGGGATCGGAGCTGTGTCTAAGACTCTGCGCCAGAAACTGTCattgtggctggctgtgtaATGAAgtcattcaaatacaaatatagCGCGAGCAGCTTCAACAGCGGGAGAGCACATCGGGAGCAGACGTTGGGGCATGGGCATAGGCACAGTATTGGGTATCGTTAATGGTAGTACTGAGATCGATCTCTTTGGGTTCTGCTCTTGGTTACAGCGACGATCGTCAGATGGACTTTGCCGAACAGATCGAATCGGTGGCGTATGTGATCTGCGGCGAGAACAGCCGCGTGAGCTTCAAGAACTTTCGCGACATCTGGCATACGCGCGGAGTAAGTGGCAGcccaccagcggcagcagctgcagcagcagcaggtgtaCATCCACTAATCCATCACTAATCCTAGATACTGGACAAGCTGTACCGCCTGATAGACATGGATGGGACCAATCTCATATCCACCAATCAGGTAATGGAGTTTATATCGCATCTGACCAACTCCCGGCCACGCACCGGCTTCGACAAGAGTTCGCTGGCCCGCCTGGAGCAGCTGTTCCGCAACACCGTCGGCAACGAGCAGGAGATTCGACGCGAGGAGTTCCAGAAGATTGTCACCTCCAAGAATGTGCGTTCAGAGTGCCTCAAGTCATGTAGCTTTGGACTAACTAAATTTCTTTATCTTTTGATAGCCCTTCTTCACGGAGCGTGTCTTTCAAATCTTTGACAAGGACAACTCGGGTTCCATTTCGCTGCAGGAGTTCATCGATGCCATACATCAGTTCTCGGGGCAGTCGGCCGATGACAAGATACGCTTTCTGTTCAAGGTCTACGACATAGATGGTGAGTGAGTGAAGCAATCAAGGATCCCCATTGTTAGCCCAATTCTTCGCAGGCGATGGCCTCATACAGCACAAGGAGCTGCACGATGTGATACGTCACTGCATCAAGGAGAATGGCATGGAGTTCTCCGAGGATCAGATCGAGGACCTCACCAGCGCCATGTTCGAGGACGCAGATCCACACAACAGCGGCGAGATCACCTACGAGGCGCTCAAGAATCAGCTGCACAAACACGGAGGCCTCCTGGAGAATCTCAGTATAACGTAAGCTAACATAGAGAGAGACTTTGGAGAGATTCTAAGTTGTCATCTTTTAGCATCGATCGCTGGCTGGTGCCCGTTACCGAGGATCGTCCGGCGGTCACTGGCAGGCTGTGGAACACGATACCTCACCAGCTGACGCTGGCTTACATGAAGAACAACCAGGTCTTTGTCACGTACCTCTTCTTCTACATAGCCGTCAATCTCTGCCTGTTCATCTCACGTGCCATCCAGTATCGGGCCAGCAATGGCTTTGTCATCATAGCCAGAGCCTGCGGTGAGTAGTCGCCGATCTCCGCTCCATTCCGATTCGATCTTTATTCGATCTTCATTGCAGGACAATGCCTGAACTTCAACTGTGCctgggtgctggtgctgatgctgcggcaTTCCCTCACGTATCTCAGGGGACGAGGGTTGTCGTCGTATCTGCCGCTGGACCATCATGTTTACCTGCACAAGCTGACGGGCATCACCATATCGGTGCTCAGCCTCATCCACACGATCATGCATCTGTTCAACTTCTCGATTATCGTAATCAACGATCCCAACATCAATGCCGGGCACTACACAATCGGAGAGTGGCTGCTGACGGATCGTCCGGGTCTGTTTGGACTGATCCCTGGCTGCGCCAATCCCACGGGCGTCGCCCTGCTCTCGATCCTCGTGGTGATGTTCGTCTGCTCGCAGCCGTTTGTGCGGCGCAAGGGCAGCTTTGAGGTGTTCTACTGGACGCATCTGCTGTACGTGCCCTTCTGGATACTCACCCTGTTCCATGGGCCCAACTTCTGGAAGTGGTTCCTGCTGCCGGGCCTCGTGTACATTGTGGAGCGAGTGCTGCGCTACGTGTGGATGCGGGGAGAGCACGGCAAGACGTACATCAGCtccggcctgctgctgccctccaAGGTGATTCATTTGGTCATCAAGCGGCcgttcaacttcaacttccgCCCCGGCGACTACGTCTTCGTCAACATTCCCGCCATCGCCAACTACGAGTGGCATCCGTTCACCATCAGCTCAGCGCCCGAGCAGGAGGACTACATGTGGCTCCACATCCGCACCGTGGGCGAGTGGACCACCCGCCTCTATCGCTACTTTGAGCGCGAGCAGCAAAAGCTGCACAAGGGCGAGGTGGGCCAGCACATGCACGCCATTCCCACGCCCAGCTTCATGCTCCTCAACGAGACACGCAATCCGGCGCTCGCCGGCGGCATGGCCACCACAGCTGCCACGTCCACACCGCAAACGGATTTCCTGGCACGCAACATGGTCGGACAGGCGGGTGCCGGACCACCGGTGCGTCCTCCTCGTCAGCATCGCAAGCTCGTGGCTCCCCAGGCGCCAGAATCTGCACCCGCAACGGGCGTGAATCGCATTCGCAGCATCAAGAAAACTCTGCAGCGAACCTTTTCACGCAAAGAGCCCGGCGAGCCGAAGAGCAAGCCCAGTCCGACGGGCATGCTGAATGGAGCCTTCATTGGCGATGGAGAGCGCGAGGATCCGGGAGGATTCAAGCAGCGGCCACTCGAAAAGAGCATCTCGCTGCCCGACATCAGTGTAAAGATCAAGAAGCGCAGCCGGCTCAAGGCGTAAGTGTAGGCGATTCCCATCAGATTCATCCATAATCCCCAAGCTCTTTCCATTCAAAGTCTTCGTGCACTGGGCCGTTCGGAGTCGGAGCGTACGTTCGATGATAAGCGGGTGCGCCGTGCCAGGAACAACAGCGTGGGTCTGGCATACCTCAGTCCGCAGAACAAATCGCTGGCCCAGAGCTTCCGCTACATGCGCAACAAGCCCACAATCATTGCCTTCAAGACGCCCAGCATGGAGGAGCACGAGGGGCAGTCCCAACTGGCTATGGCGCCAGAGAACAGCGGCAGTCCGGccagcagagcggagcagggGCAGCTGTCCAAGGCGGAGTCCAGCGACAGGCTGCAGATGACCAGGCTCAGCCTGACTCAGACGGAGGCTGTGTCCAAGCCGCTCGAGGTATGAGCCGTAGAACTAACAGAATGGCCTCTAAAAACTAACAATCATCCAATTCACTTCAACCAAAAAGGACAACACACAAGCGTGGacgagcagcagaaagtcGATTCTGCGGCGTCCCACATTCCTACGTAGCCTGTCCACATCCCTAACGAATcgaggcggcagcggcggtaGCTCCACAACTAACAGCGGTAGCAAGGTCACACTCGATGCAGGCGTCATGGAGGTTTGGGTCAcaccaatacacacacacacacacactcagccaCTGGGCACTaacccaaattaatttgctAACTTCTGGCTCTCTCCCCGGTGCTTAGATCTTCATCGATGGCCCGTACGGAGCACCCTCTAGCCACATCTTTGGTGCGCAGCATGCGGTGCTcattggcactggcattggtgTCACGCCCTTCGCCTCCATTCTGCAGTCCATTATGCACCGCTACTGGAAGGCGCGGCACAGCTGTCCGCGCTGCCAATTCGAGTGGGCCAGTGAGATTCCCAAGTCTGTGATGAATCTGCGCAAGGTGGACTTCTTCTGGATCAATCGCGATCAGCGCTCCTTCGAGTGGTTTGTGAATCTCCTCTCCCAGCTGGAGATTGAGCAGGCGGAGCTGGGCGGTGCCATGGAACGGTAGGAGCGGAATTAATATCCCTTTCGTAGACCTTTGCTGATGGGTTTTCCCTTTGACAGCTTCCTGGACATGCACATGTACATCACGAGTGCCCTGCAGCGGACCGACATGAAGGCGGTGGGTCTACAGCTGGCCCTGGATTTGCTCCACGAGAAGGTAGTAGGCGCAAAATCAACGAAATTTCCATTGCATCCTTAATGAGTTCAATTTTGTGTATCGCAGGGCAAGCGGGATCTAATCACAGGCTTGAAGACACGCACAAATGCAGGACGCCCCAACTGGGACAAGGTGttcaagcagctgcaggcacaGCAGAAGGGCAAGGTGACTGTTTTCTATTGCGGTCCACCGCAGCTGGCCAAGACGCTGCGCTACAAGTGCGATCAGTACGGGTTCTCTTTTCGTAAGGAGTGCTTCTGAACAAGCCaagccaatccaatccaatcaatCTCTGTCTCTTAATCTCCATCTCtgtggttctctctctctgtacatGTGTCCGTCCATTGAtgatctatccatccatcgctatctcatttgcataagcaacgggtttattattatttcggGTACGGTTCGGTTAGCTAAGCTTAGATGGCTATTTATTTGTCATATTTGTAGTATGTTGACGTTGTTGCCTCATCTGTTGTCTCAATGTGAATCCACCCCACACAAGCTCTTGTAAATAATTGTATCCCACATCTATATCTATACTCTATTCATACAATAAAGTTTGTTACTCAATGTGCCGTCCTCTGATTGCATCCAAGGCCCAGCCAGTACATAATCGCACACCTTTCCAGGTGGCTCCGAGTTCTACATTTGATGGCCAGCGCATTCTCACTAATCTCCACATGCAGTTACAGTTGCAGCCACAATTCTAATACGGACACTctaataaagaaaacaaatttaaatgctgCAGCTACCCTAGCAAACATTCCTCCTATCCTTTCTGCTCTCTAAGCATACGCGGAGCTACATCCTATATGTAATTTAGTGCTTCAACCAGGTGCTAAAGTTGATGTCTGTGGGCCTGGACTTTCGCTCAATGGTGATTGTCTCGTCATCGATGTTGTCAACGTTGTAAAATTCACGCAGCTCGGCAATGGCCGTCTCCTCGATCTGTGTGTGGACCAGTGACTTGTTACGCATCCGCTCGAACGACTCCTTCTGGCGTCGCTCCTCGGCGAGTATCCTGGAGAAACTTTGTCCCTTCTCCGAGGTTGTGGCTGAGGCCGCCGCTTGTCGACGCATCATATTGGCAAAGGAGGTGGGATCCGAAACGCTGCCTGTTTCTGGCGAATCGTTAAACGAACTCGAAGGAGTGGCGGGTGTAAGGCCCCAGGCATTCGGTACGGCCACAGCAGTGCTGGGCTCTTGCTCCACCAGTGGCGAACGCCAGCTCTTCGATTCGGAGGAGAGACGCTTCCGTTGCTTCTGCGACAGTTTCTGCGACTGGGGCGTCAAGGAGCTTAGATCGAGATTGTAGCTTTTACTCAGCGGCGTGCTGGTCTCTGCTGCGGGGGTGGTTGGCGGGGGCGTTTGCTCCTTAATGGGCGTCCATTCAATAACCTCGAGCTCCGACCTAGGCGGCTCTTCCAGCTTGAGTGTTGTGTTCACTTTCAGGGCAGTGTCGGCTAGCTTCCGCTTCTGTTCCTTTTTGTCCACCACACGAGACCAGTTCCTGGCTTCGTTGCGGGAGCTTTCCTGCGTACCGGCTGTTGCCTCGGGGCCAGGGGCTGACTCGCTTACGCTCAGAGATCGCATCATGCTGGAGATGGCCTGCTGCTCGTAGTAGTGTCGAGCGTCTTGCTTCCGCAAGTCCTTCTGCTTatgcttggctgctgcctttaCTTTCGTTTcctgcaaaaagcaaaacagatATTATATGCGAATCAACAGGTGGTTGCGGCAAACAAACCGGATCCATGCGGTAGTCCAAGTCCACCTCGCAATCATTGACAAAACTAagcagcagctcatcctcTATGGCCTCCGAGAAGGGCGTAATCTGGCGGTAGTCAAAGACATTGGAGAACATCTTGCGGTAATGACCATTGAGGCATTTGAGGGTCGCCTCATCGCACTGTTCGATGCTGCGATAGCACAGCACTCTGGCCAGATTGTGGCAGATAAAATCCATGCATCCCTTGCGCAGCAGCTTGCAGTTGTACATCGCAGCAAAGTCCAGCATTTCGCCGCACTTGCGTATGCTGATCTTGTCCAGAATGAGCGATTCGCAAACAATCTGCAGCGATTCAATAAAGTACTGATCGCAGAACGTGACCATGTTGTATAGAAAGGTTTCCGTGTAGTTCTGCTTGCAGAATGCCTCCGTATCCAGGCTGTAGAGATAGTCCAGGACTGGCTCCATGTACTCCATGGGCACTGCCTCCATGTTGACTGTGGTGCGCTCGGCCCACGAGTGCATAAACATCATTTCAAAGTACTCCAAGCGTGACACCAGAATGCATTTGTGAGCCTCCAGCACTTTCGAGTCCTCGCACACGATTCGCACATCGTAGAGCTCTGGGTAGTCCGAGCGATGCAGCCGACTGAAACGTTGCCGCGCACTAggcaatggaaatttatgttcCTGCACGTAGCTCCGCATGTATCGAGCCAGTTCGACCAAGTGAAAGGTCTCCAGATGCGGGATAAACATTTCGCAGGCTAGACTTCGCTGTCGTGGATTGGAGGGGCCCAAACTCTCCTGGATGCAATT from Drosophila subobscura isolate 14011-0131.10 chromosome E, UCBerk_Dsub_1.0, whole genome shotgun sequence includes the following:
- the LOC117891939 gene encoding NADPH oxidase 5 isoform X2; translated protein: MDNDNSDAKSQAENHRGSVSSSRSLEIPVTPSRSPKKVSFSDELPTTTAAAEAEPQFESQSPAHQPVQLQASGVSHVLHQAAQYLERLHGGSRDHPVEEVHANADSDGDSTRSSAAVLDLDASDAAVPTATVGLVLTSATSPSILIASDGGKQEVQRQHQSWSQSQPQQTSQLQSNLYMERYNLNLDKNCSSMELEARREKQRWLLISECSALFDEGEGRHTREAFRKLFLDEEFQQKLFQLFDLERNGHLLQDRWIEHIKGRLTDDRQMDFAEQIESVAYVICGENSRVSFKNFRDIWHTRGILDKLYRLIDMDGTNLISTNQVMEFISHLTNSRPRTGFDKSSLARLEQLFRNTVGNEQEIRREEFQKIVTSKNPFFTERVFQIFDKDNSGSISLQEFIDAIHQFSGQSADDKIRFLFKVYDIDGDGLIQHKELHDVIRHCIKENGMEFSEDQIEDLTSAMFEDADPHNSGEITYEALKNQLHKHGGLLENLSITIDRWLVPVTEDRPAVTGRLWNTIPHQLTLAYMKNNQVFVTYLFFYIAVNLCLFISRAIQYRASNGFVIIARACGQCLNFNCAWVLVLMLRHSLTYLRGRGLSSYLPLDHHVYLHKLTGITISVLSLIHTIMHLFNFSIIVINDPNINAGHYTIGEWLLTDRPGLFGLIPGCANPTGVALLSILVVMFVCSQPFVRRKGSFEVFYWTHLLYVPFWILTLFHGPNFWKWFLLPGLVYIVERVLRYVWMRGEHGKTYISSGLLLPSKVIHLVIKRPFNFNFRPGDYVFVNIPAIANYEWHPFTISSAPEQEDYMWLHIRTVGEWTTRLYRYFEREQQKLHKGEVGQHMHAIPTPSFMLLNETRNPALAGGMATTAATSTPQTDFLARNMVGQAGAGPPVRPPRQHRKLVAPQAPESAPATGVNRIRSIKKTLQRTFSRKEPGEPKSKPSPTGMLNGAFIGDGEREDPGGFKQRPLEKSISLPDISVKIKKRSRLKALRALGRSESERTFDDKRVRRARNNSVGLAYLSPQNKSLAQSFRYMRNKPTIIAFKTPSMEEHEGQSQLAMAPENSGSPASRAEQGQLSKAESSDRLQMTRLSLTQTEAVSKPLEDNTQAWTSSRKSILRRPTFLRSLSTSLTNRGGSGGSSTTNSGSKVTLDAGVMEIFIDGPYGAPSSHIFGAQHAVLIGTGIGVTPFASILQSIMHRYWKARHSCPRCQFEWASEIPKSVMNLRKVDFFWINRDQRSFEWFVNLLSQLEIEQAELGGAMERFLDMHMYITSALQRTDMKAVGLQLALDLLHEKGKRDLITGLKTRTNAGRPNWDKVFKQLQAQQKGKVTVFYCGPPQLAKTLRYKCDQYGFSFRKECF
- the LOC117891939 gene encoding NADPH oxidase 5 isoform X3, with translation MDNDNSDAKSQAENHRGSVSSSRSLEIPVTPSRSPKKVSFSDELPTTTAAAEAEPQFESQSPAHQPVQLQASGVSHVLHQAAQYLERLHGGSRDHPVEEVHANADSDGDSTRSSAAVLDLDASDAAVPTATVGLVLTSATSPSILIASDGGKQEVQRQHQSWSQSQPQQTSQLQSNLYMERYNLNLDKNCSSMELEARREKQRWLLISECSALFDEGEGRHTREAFRKLFLDEEFQQKLFQLFDLERNGHLLQDRWIEHIKGRLTDDRQMDFAEQIESVAYVICGENSRVSFKNFRDIWHTRGILDKLYRLIDMDGTNLISTNQVMEFISHLTNSRPRTGFDKSSLARLEQLFRNTVGNEQEIRREEFQKIVTSKNPFFTERVFQIFDKDNSGSISLQEFIDAIHQFSGQSADDKIRFLFKVYDIDGDGLIQHKELHDVIRHCIKENGMEFSEDQIEDLTSAMFEDADPHNSGEITYEALKNQLHKHGGLLENLSITIDRWLVPVTEDRPAVTGRLWNTIPHQLTLAYMKNNQVFVTYLFFYIAVNLCLFISRAIQYRASNGFVIIARACGQCLNFNCAWVLVLMLRHSLTYLRGRGLSSYLPLDHHVYLHKLTGITISVLSLIHTIMHLFNFSIIVINDPNINAGHYTIGEWLLTDRPGLFGLIPGCANPTGVALLSILVVMFVCSQPFVRRKGSFEVFYWTHLLYVPFWILTLFHGPNFWKWFLLPGLVYIVERVLRYVWMRGEHGKTYISSGLLLPSKVIHLVIKRPFNFNFRPGDYVFVNIPAIANYEWHPFTISSAPEQEDYMWLHIRTVGEWTTRLYRYFEREQQKLHKGEVGQHMHAIPTPSFMLLNETRNPALAGGMATTAATSTPQTDFLARNMVGQAGAGPPVRPPRQHRKLVAPQAPESAPATGVNRIRSIKKTLQRTFSRKEPGEPKSKPSPTGMLNGAFIGDGEREDPGGFKQRPLEKSISLPDISVKIKKRSRLKALRALGRSESERTFDDKRVRRARNNSVGLAYLSPQNKSLAQSFRYMRNKPTIIAFKTPSMEEHEGQSQLAMAPENSGSPASRAEQGQLSKAESSDRLQMTRLSLTQTEAVSKPLEIFIDGPYGAPSSHIFGAQHAVLIGTGIGVTPFASILQSIMHRYWKARHSCPRCQFEWASEIPKSVMNLRKVDFFWINRDQRSFEWFVNLLSQLEIEQAELGGAMERFLDMHMYITSALQRTDMKAVGLQLALDLLHEKGKRDLITGLKTRTNAGRPNWDKVFKQLQAQQKGKVTVFYCGPPQLAKTLRYKCDQYGFSFRGSEFYI
- the LOC117891939 gene encoding NADPH oxidase 5 isoform X1, with the protein product MDNDNSDAKSQAENHRGSVSSSRSLEIPVTPSRSPKKVSFSDELPTTTAAAEAEPQFESQSPAHQPVQLQASGVSHVLHQAAQYLERLHGGSRDHPVEEVHANADSDGDSTRSSAAVLDLDASDAAVPTATVGLVLTSATSPSILIASDGGKQEVQRQHQSWSQSQPQQTSQLQSNLYMERYNLNLDKNCSSMELEARREKQRWLLISECSALFDEGEGRHTREAFRKLFLDEEFQQKLFQLFDLERNGHLLQDRWIEHIKGRLTDDRQMDFAEQIESVAYVICGENSRVSFKNFRDIWHTRGILDKLYRLIDMDGTNLISTNQVMEFISHLTNSRPRTGFDKSSLARLEQLFRNTVGNEQEIRREEFQKIVTSKNPFFTERVFQIFDKDNSGSISLQEFIDAIHQFSGQSADDKIRFLFKVYDIDGDGLIQHKELHDVIRHCIKENGMEFSEDQIEDLTSAMFEDADPHNSGEITYEALKNQLHKHGGLLENLSITIDRWLVPVTEDRPAVTGRLWNTIPHQLTLAYMKNNQVFVTYLFFYIAVNLCLFISRAIQYRASNGFVIIARACGQCLNFNCAWVLVLMLRHSLTYLRGRGLSSYLPLDHHVYLHKLTGITISVLSLIHTIMHLFNFSIIVINDPNINAGHYTIGEWLLTDRPGLFGLIPGCANPTGVALLSILVVMFVCSQPFVRRKGSFEVFYWTHLLYVPFWILTLFHGPNFWKWFLLPGLVYIVERVLRYVWMRGEHGKTYISSGLLLPSKVIHLVIKRPFNFNFRPGDYVFVNIPAIANYEWHPFTISSAPEQEDYMWLHIRTVGEWTTRLYRYFEREQQKLHKGEVGQHMHAIPTPSFMLLNETRNPALAGGMATTAATSTPQTDFLARNMVGQAGAGPPVRPPRQHRKLVAPQAPESAPATGVNRIRSIKKTLQRTFSRKEPGEPKSKPSPTGMLNGAFIGDGEREDPGGFKQRPLEKSISLPDISVKIKKRSRLKALRALGRSESERTFDDKRVRRARNNSVGLAYLSPQNKSLAQSFRYMRNKPTIIAFKTPSMEEHEGQSQLAMAPENSGSPASRAEQGQLSKAESSDRLQMTRLSLTQTEAVSKPLEDNTQAWTSSRKSILRRPTFLRSLSTSLTNRGGSGGSSTTNSGSKVTLDAGVMEIFIDGPYGAPSSHIFGAQHAVLIGTGIGVTPFASILQSIMHRYWKARHSCPRCQFEWASEIPKSVMNLRKVDFFWINRDQRSFEWFVNLLSQLEIEQAELGGAMERFLDMHMYITSALQRTDMKAVGLQLALDLLHEKGKRDLITGLKTRTNAGRPNWDKVFKQLQAQQKGKVTVFYCGPPQLAKTLRYKCDQYGFSFRGSEFYI
- the LOC117891939 gene encoding NADPH oxidase 5 isoform X4, giving the protein MDNDNSDAKSQAENHRGSVSSSRSLEIPVTPSRSPKKVSFSDELPTTTAAAEAEPQFESQSPAHQPVQLQASGVSHVLHQAAQYLERLHGGSRDHPVEEVHANADSDGDSTRSSAAVLDLDASDAAVPTATVGLVLTSATSPSILIASDGGKQEVQRQHQSWSQSQPQQTSQLQSNLYMERYNLNLDKNCSSMELEARREKQRWLLISECSALFDEGEGRHTREAFRKLFLDEEFQQKLFQLFDLERNGHLLQDRWIEHIKGRLTDDRQMDFAEQIESVAYVICGENSRVSFKNFRDIWHTRGILDKLYRLIDMDGTNLISTNQVMEFISHLTNSRPRTGFDKSSLARLEQLFRNTVGNEQEIRREEFQKIVTSKNPFFTERVFQIFDKDNSGSISLQEFIDAIHQFSGQSADDKIRFLFKVYDIDGDGLIQHKELHDVIRHCIKENGMEFSEDQIEDLTSAMFEDADPHNSGEITYEALKNQLHKHGGLLENLSITIDRWLVPVTEDRPAVTGRLWNTIPHQLTLAYMKNNQVFVTYLFFYIAVNLCLFISRAIQYRASNGFVIIARACGQCLNFNCAWVLVLMLRHSLTYLRGRGLSSYLPLDHHVYLHKLTGITISVLSLIHTIMHLFNFSIIVINDPNINAGHYTIGEWLLTDRPGLFGLIPGCANPTGVALLSILVVMFVCSQPFVRRKGSFEVFYWTHLLYVPFWILTLFHGPNFWKWFLLPGLVYIVERVLRYVWMRGEHGKTYISSGLLLPSKVIHLVIKRPFNFNFRPGDYVFVNIPAIANYEWHPFTISSAPEQEDYMWLHIRTVGEWTTRLYRYFEREQQKLHKGEVGQHMHAIPTPSFMLLNETRNPALAGGMATTAATSTPQTDFLARNMVGQAGAGPPVRPPRQHRKLVAPQAPESAPATGVNRIRSIKKTLQRTFSRKEPGEPKSKPSPTGMLNGAFIGDGEREDPGGFKQRPLEKSISLPDISVKIKKRSRLKALRALGRSESERTFDDKRVRRARNNSVGLAYLSPQNKSLAQSFRYMRNKPTIIAFKTPSMEEHEGQSQLAMAPENSGSPASRAEQGQLSKAESSDRLQMTRLSLTQTEAVSKPLEIFIDGPYGAPSSHIFGAQHAVLIGTGIGVTPFASILQSIMHRYWKARHSCPRCQFEWASEIPKSVMNLRKVDFFWINRDQRSFEWFVNLLSQLEIEQAELGGAMERFLDMHMYITSALQRTDMKAVGLQLALDLLHEKGKRDLITGLKTRTNAGRPNWDKVFKQLQAQQKGKVTVFYCGPPQLAKTLRYKCDQYGFSFRKECF